In one window of Lacipirellulaceae bacterium DNA:
- a CDS encoding PfkB family carbohydrate kinase encodes MTLEHVAIGTPRSALVTGFVALDVLHVDGAARGSRYRAGGTAGNVAAILGALGWGTTIAGPRRGSLVSNLAVGDFERCGAVYHELYDQDFPVVVEHLQRGESHRFSFSCPTCGHGFPTFRRSTSPLPELASLLQGRDVFFVDRLFPGVVEAAFAARERGTVVVYEPSDPADQPWSAEMLATADIVKYSSDREKKMPWLTDGSDSLVVRTEGAKGAAWRWRDISVEDWRTLPASPAANVVDTCGAGDWMTAGLLMGMFELMSAHRQGISPQEVDREVLAAQKLASWSCRFAGARGALYEAGAREALRHLSGDRSLVSAVDSHALVEPVEAIESCVVCTGA; translated from the coding sequence ATGACACTTGAGCATGTAGCCATCGGTACGCCGAGAAGCGCCCTCGTCACCGGGTTTGTCGCGCTCGACGTATTGCATGTTGATGGGGCCGCTCGGGGCTCTCGTTACCGCGCGGGGGGAACTGCAGGCAATGTTGCAGCCATTCTAGGGGCGCTTGGGTGGGGAACGACGATCGCAGGCCCAAGGCGTGGGTCGTTAGTTTCCAACTTGGCGGTTGGTGACTTCGAACGCTGTGGGGCGGTTTATCATGAGTTGTACGATCAAGATTTCCCCGTCGTCGTCGAACATTTGCAACGCGGTGAATCGCACCGTTTCTCATTCAGTTGTCCGACCTGTGGGCATGGGTTCCCTACTTTCCGGCGAAGCACATCCCCCCTCCCGGAGCTTGCCTCCTTATTGCAAGGCCGGGACGTCTTCTTCGTAGATCGCTTATTTCCAGGAGTGGTTGAAGCAGCTTTCGCTGCGCGAGAACGTGGAACCGTGGTCGTTTATGAGCCCTCGGATCCTGCGGATCAGCCTTGGTCGGCCGAGATGCTAGCCACCGCAGATATAGTTAAGTATTCGTCAGACAGGGAGAAGAAAATGCCCTGGTTAACCGATGGGTCCGATTCATTGGTCGTGAGGACAGAAGGGGCTAAAGGCGCGGCATGGCGCTGGCGCGACATCTCAGTCGAAGACTGGCGCACGCTTCCCGCTAGCCCTGCCGCAAATGTGGTTGATACCTGCGGAGCCGGCGACTGGATGACTGCAGGTTTACTGATGGGCATGTTTGAACTCATGAGCGCTCACCGACAAGGTATAAGCCCGCAAGAGGTCGACCGAGAAGTGCTTGCAGCACAAAAGCTCGCGTCGTGGAGTTGCAGGTTCGCGGGTGCTCGGGGTGCTCTTTACGAAGCAGGCGCGCGCGAGGCGCTTCGTCACCTATCCGGCGATCGATCATTAGTATCCGCGGTCGATAGTCATGCCCTCGTGGAACCGGTAGAAGCCATTGAGTCTTGCGTGGTGTGCACCGGAGCGTGA